The window CAGTGATCGCCGAAAAAGAAGCAGCGGCCGCGCGGCCCGAGCCGAGTCTGGAGATTCGCTGCCGCGTGCTCGAACCGCAGGTAACCGATCCCGAGAACGACCCGCGTTGCGAGCAGCTCTCGCGCTACTTCGGCGACATCCAGGTGGCCCACGAGCGCCTGATACATCAGGACCGGGGCGCCTGGGGGGAGATGCGCTTCGAGCTGACCAGCGACCCCTCCCTGATGACAAGCATCGCCACGCTCACGCGCTCGGAGTTTAAACAGCACCCGGATTTTGAGCGGGACGTGAGCGTCCGTCTCGCCAAAATCCCCTATCTTCCTGCCGAGTTCGGCCCCAGCAAGGTCGAGCTGCGGATCCGGGTGAACCTGCCGCCCCAGAAATAGGGCAGTTGCCCCTGAACCATCAGAACACACCGTCCTTCGGCCATTTTTGCCTTGACGTCCGACCGATCGGTCGGTAGCTTATGGCCCATCCCGAGCGTGGGACCGGTGCGCGTATTTGCCGGGCCCGAGCGAGCGTTTGGGAGCGGAGCGAAGATAGATGAACGAAATGGCTGCCAAGCCCGTGATTCGGCATCCCTCCCAGGATCGCATTCTGGATGAGGCCGAGGTGCTGTTCGCCAACCGCGGCTACGCGGGCATGGGGCTTTCGGAACTGGCCGAGAAGGCCGGGCTCTCGAAGTCGAGCCTCTTTCACCACTTCCCTTCCAAGATTGAAATTTACGCCGCCGTGCTTGAGCGCGTCTTTGAGCGTCTGTGGGACCTCATCCAGAACAGCGCGGATGAGGGCGGCACGCAGATGGAGAAAATCGAGGGCATCTCCGATGTCATGAACGATTTTCTTGCCGGCAGCCCGCATACCGCGCGGCTGCTGCTGCGCTCGCTCATCGAGCGCGACTTTGAGGACTCGGGCATCACGCGCGAGGAACTCGCCAAGCGCCACGGGGCCTACGTTTTCCAGATACTGCAGTTCGCGGCCAAAACCCTGGAAGAGGGCATCGAGAACGGGGAGTTCCGCAAGCAGTCGGTCGGGCACTTTGTGCAGACCCTCATCGGTGCGCTGCTCTTCCACTTTGCCTCGGGTGAGAACGGGGTGGTGGGATTTCGCGGCAGTATTTTCGAGCCCGAGCGTGTTGAGCGTCGCAAGGAAGAGCTGAAGGCCTTTCTTCGGGGCGCCGTGCTCGCAAAGTAGGAAAGAATGCCCGGCAGCGCTGGAGCGAGCGCGCCGGAGCGATTCAAAGACAGAGAACAAGACTTCGCAGGAGCGAAAAGGAGTCCCAGGCTATGGAGCACTTTCAGAAAGAACATCGCGTCAAATACGGCAACTTTGAAGCCATCGAGTGGAGCGACCTCACCGAGGTCAAGAAGATGCGTGAGGCGCTCACCTTCGATGCCCCGCTCGAGGTGAACTGGGCCTGGGATTACGTGGGCCAGGTCGAAGAGCTGCGCCGCCTCTACGAGATCGCCAAACGCCGCCAGTGGAACGCCGAGGAAGATCTGGACTGGAGCGAGCAGATCGACCGCAAGAAGCAGTGGGGTCAGGCCAAGGAATACTCCCCGATCGCCCAGTGCGTGGAAATGCTCGGTGGCGCAGAGGACGACGTGCGCAGCGCCACGTGGGACAATTTCGGCTACGTGTGCTCGCAGCTTCTCCACGGGGAGCAGGCC is drawn from Chrysiogenia bacterium and contains these coding sequences:
- a CDS encoding TetR/AcrR family transcriptional regulator; the encoded protein is MNEMAAKPVIRHPSQDRILDEAEVLFANRGYAGMGLSELAEKAGLSKSSLFHHFPSKIEIYAAVLERVFERLWDLIQNSADEGGTQMEKIEGISDVMNDFLAGSPHTARLLLRSLIERDFEDSGITREELAKRHGAYVFQILQFAAKTLEEGIENGEFRKQSVGHFVQTLIGALLFHFASGENGVVGFRGSIFEPERVERRKEELKAFLRGAVLAK